The Acomys russatus chromosome 3, mAcoRus1.1, whole genome shotgun sequence genome has a window encoding:
- the Znf219 gene encoding zinc finger protein 219 isoform X1, translated as MEGSRPRILVGHLEPSPPAFDGELDLQRYSNGPGVSAGSPGMGAVAWSETRTGERRFPCPVCGKRFRFNSILALHLRAHPGAQAFQCPHCGHRATQRALLRSHLRTHQPERPRSPAARLLLELEERALLREARLGRARSSGGMQSSPATEGLARPQAPSSSAFRCPFCKGKFRTSAERERHLHILHRPWKCSLCSFGSSQEEELLHHSLTAHGAPERPLAATSTPEPQPPPQPEPRSALEPEPEPESEPRPEPEREVNPAPTPAAPEEPPAPPEFRCQVCGQSFTQSWFLKGHMRKHKASFDHACPVCGRCFKEPWFLKNHMKVHTSKLGPLRTPGPGSVPARAPQPPDLSLLAYEPLGPALLLAPAPTPAERREPPSLLGYLSVRAGEVRPNGEGADPGGGRSYGGFRPLPSAPPNRARRQRTEEPEEEEEVGETEEDSWARGRSMGSLTSLHPHPGEGSGQSAPAMGAQARSTATQEENGLLVGGARSEAGRGATGKDCPFCGKSFRSAHHLKVHLRVHTGERPYKCPHCDYAGTQSGSLKYHLQRHHREQRSSAGPGPPPEPPPPSQRGSASLQAQSGAKSTQASVTWVEGTANTRPPSSSSGPGSRRKPASPGRTLRNGRGGEAEPLDLSLRAGPGGEAGSGGALHRCLFCPFATGAPELMALHLQVHHSRRARGRRQPRADTSPPYVRAPSGETPPSPPLEEEGSPGLSRSGEAGLGGQER; from the exons ATGGAG GGCTCACGTCCCCGCATCCTGGTCGGCCACCTAGAGCCTTCCCCACCAGCCTTCGACGGCGAGCTGGATCTGCAGCGCTACTCCAACGGACCAGGTGTGAGCGCCGGGTCGCCTGGGATGGGAGCAGTGGCCTGGTCTGAGACTCGTACAGGCGAACGACGCTTCCCTTGTCCTGTGTGCGGAAAGCGCTTCCGATTCAATTCCATTCTGGCTTTGCACTTGCGAGCCCACCCGGGCGCCCAAGCCTTCCAGTGTCCACATTGCGGCCACCGTGCAACTCAGCGGGCTCTGCTGCGCTCACATCTCCGAACGCATCAGCCGGAGCGTCCACGCAGCCCTGCTGCACGGCTGTTGCTGGAGTTGGAGGAACGCGCCCTGCTACGTGAAGCCCGACTGGGGAGAGCCAGAAGCTCAGGGGGTATGCAGTCTAGCCCTGCCACAGAGGGCCTGGCGCGCCCTCAGGCTCCTTCTTCATCTGCCTTCCGTTGCCCTTTCTGCAAAGGCAAGTTTCGCACCTCAGCGGAGCGAGAACGCCACCTGCATATCCTGCACAGGCCCTGGAAATGCAGTTTGTGCAGTTTTGGCTCCAGCCAGGAGGAGGAGTTGCTACACCACAGTCTGACGGCCCACGGGGCTCCCGAGCGCCCCCTGGCGGCTACTTCTACGCCTGAACCCCAGCCTCCACCCCAGCCCGAACCCAGATCTGCCcttgagcctgagcctgagcctgaatCTGAACCTAGGCCAGAGCCTGAACGTGAGGTGAACCCGGCCCCGACTCCTGCAGCTCCGGAGGAGCCCCCTGCGCCACCTGAGTTCCGTTGCCAGGTGTGCGGCCAGAGCTTTACACAGTCCTGGTTTCTCAAGGGTCACATGCGTAAGCACAAGGCCTCCTTTGATCATGCATGCCCTGTATGTGGCCGCTGCTTCAAGGAGCCCTGGTTCCTTAAGAACCACATGAAGGTGCACACCAGCAAGCTGGGTCCTTTACGTACCCCAGGGCCTGGCTCGGTGCCTGCCAGggcccctcagcctcctgacctGAGCCTGCTGGCTTATGAGCCACTGGGCCCTGCGCTTCTCCTGGCCCCAGCACCCACCCCGGCTGAGCGCCGAGAGCCCCCGAGCCTCTTAGGCTACCTGAGTGTACGAGCCGGGGAAGTACGGCCCAATGGTGAGGGTGCCGACCCTGGAGGTGGCCGGAGCTATGGAGGATTCCGCCCACTGCCTTCAGCTCCTCCCAACCGGGCTCGGCGACAGCGTACAGaagagccagaggaagaagaagaagtcggagagacagaagaggacagcTGGGCCCGAGGCAGGTCGATGGGCTCTCTGACTTCCCTGCACCCCCACCCAGGTGAGGGGTCAGGACAGTCTGCACCTGCCATGGGGGCCCAGGCAAGATCTACAGCCACGCAAG AAGAAAACGGGCTACTGGTTGGAGGGGCCCGATCCGAAGCCGGCCGAGGGGCCACTGGCAAGGACTGCCCCTTCTGTGGAAAATCTTTCCGCTCGGCGCATCACCTGAAAGTGCATCTTCGAGTGCACACAG GTGAGCGTCCCTACAAGTGTCCACACTGCGACTATGCAGGGACCCAGTCGGGCTCGCTCAAATATCACCTTCAGCGTCACCATCGAGAGCAGAGGAGCAGTGCAGGTCCCGGACCACCTCCAGAACCCCCGCCCCCTTCCCAGCGGGGCTCAGCCTCACTGCAGGCGCAGTCGGGAGCTAAGTCAACTCAGGCTTCCGTCACCTGGGTAGAGGGCACTGCAAATACCCGGCCTCCTTCAAGCAGCAGCGGACCAGGGTCCCGCAGGAAGCCTGCCAGCCCTGGGAGGACCCTGCGCAACGGGCGAGGTGGTGAGGCCGAACCCCTGGACCTGTCCTTACGGGCGGGCCCGGGAGGTGAGGCCGGGTCAGGGGGTGCCCTTCACCGCTGCCTCTTCTGCCCTTTTGCCACTGGAGCTCCTGAGCTCATGGCCTTGCATCTGCAAGTACACCACAGCCGTAGGGCTCGGGGCCGCCGGCAGCCCCGAGCTGACACATCTCCACCCTATGTCCGAGCACCATCAGGAGAGACCCCTCCCAGTCCTCCACTAGAAGAGGAGGGCAGCCCAGGGCTGTCTAGATCTGGAGAGGCAGGTCTTGGGGGCCAAGAGCGGTAG
- the Znf219 gene encoding zinc finger protein 219 isoform X2, translating into MGAVAWSETRTGERRFPCPVCGKRFRFNSILALHLRAHPGAQAFQCPHCGHRATQRALLRSHLRTHQPERPRSPAARLLLELEERALLREARLGRARSSGGMQSSPATEGLARPQAPSSSAFRCPFCKGKFRTSAERERHLHILHRPWKCSLCSFGSSQEEELLHHSLTAHGAPERPLAATSTPEPQPPPQPEPRSALEPEPEPESEPRPEPEREVNPAPTPAAPEEPPAPPEFRCQVCGQSFTQSWFLKGHMRKHKASFDHACPVCGRCFKEPWFLKNHMKVHTSKLGPLRTPGPGSVPARAPQPPDLSLLAYEPLGPALLLAPAPTPAERREPPSLLGYLSVRAGEVRPNGEGADPGGGRSYGGFRPLPSAPPNRARRQRTEEPEEEEEVGETEEDSWARGRSMGSLTSLHPHPGEGSGQSAPAMGAQARSTATQEENGLLVGGARSEAGRGATGKDCPFCGKSFRSAHHLKVHLRVHTGERPYKCPHCDYAGTQSGSLKYHLQRHHREQRSSAGPGPPPEPPPPSQRGSASLQAQSGAKSTQASVTWVEGTANTRPPSSSSGPGSRRKPASPGRTLRNGRGGEAEPLDLSLRAGPGGEAGSGGALHRCLFCPFATGAPELMALHLQVHHSRRARGRRQPRADTSPPYVRAPSGETPPSPPLEEEGSPGLSRSGEAGLGGQER; encoded by the exons ATGGGAGCAGTGGCCTGGTCTGAGACTCGTACAGGCGAACGACGCTTCCCTTGTCCTGTGTGCGGAAAGCGCTTCCGATTCAATTCCATTCTGGCTTTGCACTTGCGAGCCCACCCGGGCGCCCAAGCCTTCCAGTGTCCACATTGCGGCCACCGTGCAACTCAGCGGGCTCTGCTGCGCTCACATCTCCGAACGCATCAGCCGGAGCGTCCACGCAGCCCTGCTGCACGGCTGTTGCTGGAGTTGGAGGAACGCGCCCTGCTACGTGAAGCCCGACTGGGGAGAGCCAGAAGCTCAGGGGGTATGCAGTCTAGCCCTGCCACAGAGGGCCTGGCGCGCCCTCAGGCTCCTTCTTCATCTGCCTTCCGTTGCCCTTTCTGCAAAGGCAAGTTTCGCACCTCAGCGGAGCGAGAACGCCACCTGCATATCCTGCACAGGCCCTGGAAATGCAGTTTGTGCAGTTTTGGCTCCAGCCAGGAGGAGGAGTTGCTACACCACAGTCTGACGGCCCACGGGGCTCCCGAGCGCCCCCTGGCGGCTACTTCTACGCCTGAACCCCAGCCTCCACCCCAGCCCGAACCCAGATCTGCCcttgagcctgagcctgagcctgaatCTGAACCTAGGCCAGAGCCTGAACGTGAGGTGAACCCGGCCCCGACTCCTGCAGCTCCGGAGGAGCCCCCTGCGCCACCTGAGTTCCGTTGCCAGGTGTGCGGCCAGAGCTTTACACAGTCCTGGTTTCTCAAGGGTCACATGCGTAAGCACAAGGCCTCCTTTGATCATGCATGCCCTGTATGTGGCCGCTGCTTCAAGGAGCCCTGGTTCCTTAAGAACCACATGAAGGTGCACACCAGCAAGCTGGGTCCTTTACGTACCCCAGGGCCTGGCTCGGTGCCTGCCAGggcccctcagcctcctgacctGAGCCTGCTGGCTTATGAGCCACTGGGCCCTGCGCTTCTCCTGGCCCCAGCACCCACCCCGGCTGAGCGCCGAGAGCCCCCGAGCCTCTTAGGCTACCTGAGTGTACGAGCCGGGGAAGTACGGCCCAATGGTGAGGGTGCCGACCCTGGAGGTGGCCGGAGCTATGGAGGATTCCGCCCACTGCCTTCAGCTCCTCCCAACCGGGCTCGGCGACAGCGTACAGaagagccagaggaagaagaagaagtcggagagacagaagaggacagcTGGGCCCGAGGCAGGTCGATGGGCTCTCTGACTTCCCTGCACCCCCACCCAGGTGAGGGGTCAGGACAGTCTGCACCTGCCATGGGGGCCCAGGCAAGATCTACAGCCACGCAAG AAGAAAACGGGCTACTGGTTGGAGGGGCCCGATCCGAAGCCGGCCGAGGGGCCACTGGCAAGGACTGCCCCTTCTGTGGAAAATCTTTCCGCTCGGCGCATCACCTGAAAGTGCATCTTCGAGTGCACACAG GTGAGCGTCCCTACAAGTGTCCACACTGCGACTATGCAGGGACCCAGTCGGGCTCGCTCAAATATCACCTTCAGCGTCACCATCGAGAGCAGAGGAGCAGTGCAGGTCCCGGACCACCTCCAGAACCCCCGCCCCCTTCCCAGCGGGGCTCAGCCTCACTGCAGGCGCAGTCGGGAGCTAAGTCAACTCAGGCTTCCGTCACCTGGGTAGAGGGCACTGCAAATACCCGGCCTCCTTCAAGCAGCAGCGGACCAGGGTCCCGCAGGAAGCCTGCCAGCCCTGGGAGGACCCTGCGCAACGGGCGAGGTGGTGAGGCCGAACCCCTGGACCTGTCCTTACGGGCGGGCCCGGGAGGTGAGGCCGGGTCAGGGGGTGCCCTTCACCGCTGCCTCTTCTGCCCTTTTGCCACTGGAGCTCCTGAGCTCATGGCCTTGCATCTGCAAGTACACCACAGCCGTAGGGCTCGGGGCCGCCGGCAGCCCCGAGCTGACACATCTCCACCCTATGTCCGAGCACCATCAGGAGAGACCCCTCCCAGTCCTCCACTAGAAGAGGAGGGCAGCCCAGGGCTGTCTAGATCTGGAGAGGCAGGTCTTGGGGGCCAAGAGCGGTAG